Proteins encoded by one window of Musa acuminata AAA Group cultivar baxijiao chromosome BXJ2-9, Cavendish_Baxijiao_AAA, whole genome shotgun sequence:
- the LOC135585171 gene encoding cyclin-D6-1-like isoform X2: MEFDLENQMSISDDEQQPRWGSISALFAAEADHIISTVGAIDPSARRNAVSLVLQFDCNLDPFVACLGINYIDRYLSKREIPIEKPWIVRLLSISCLSLASKMKKTCKPLADFLREEDFVFDAQTIRRMELLVLEALDWRMRSITPFSFLRFFTSFFSPAQPPLLQALQAHATEILLKTQNEMKVLEFKPSVVAASALLSAAFEFFPVQFPAFRSALASCEFVNEEELRECSSAMGIATDGCGGSAAMALVSSSNTPPTVLGRLCSSSVIEPFTIGSASDDRELTQRRIAYHDGQIDK; encoded by the exons ATGGAGTTCGATCTCGAGAACCAGATGTCGATCTCTGACGACGAGCAGCAACCTCGGTGGGGCTCCATCTCGGCGCTCTTCGCCGCCGAGGCCGACCACATCATCTCTACCGTCGGCGCTATTGATCCCTCCGCCCGGCGAAACGCCGTCTCTCTGGTCCTTCAG TTCGATTGCAATCTGGACCCCTTCGTCGCTTGCCTTGGAATCAACTACATTGATCGGTACCTTTCCAAGCGCGAAATCCCG ATAGAGAAGCCGTGGATCGTtcgtctcctctccatctcctgcCTATCCCTCGCGTCCAAGATGAAGAAAACCTGCAAACCTCTAGCGGATTTCCTG AGAGAGGAAGATTTTGTGTTCGACGCCCAAACGATCCGGAGAATGGAGCTTCTGGTGCTCGAAGCACTGGATTGGCGGATGCGATCGATCACCCCCTTCTCCTTTCTCCGGTTCTTCACTTCCTTCTTCTCACCCGCCCAACCCCCTCTCCTCCAAGCACTCCAAGCCCACGCGACCGAGATCCTTCTCAAAACCCAAAACG AGATGAAGGTGCTGGAGTTCAAACCTTCAGTGGTGGCCGCCTCCGCTCTCCTCTCCGCCGCCTTCGAGTTCTTCCCCGTCCAATTTCCAGCCTTCCGTTCCGCCCTCGCCTCCTGCGAATTCGTAAACGAA GAGGAGCTGCGGGAATGCAGCAGCGCTATGGGAATCGCGACGGACGGCTGCGGTGGTTCGGCAGCGATGGCGCTGGTGTCGAGTTCCAACACGCCGCCGACCGTCCTCGGCCGCCTCTGCTCGAGCTCGGTGATCGAGCCTTTCACCATCGGATCCGCATCGGACGACCGCGAGCTCACGCAGCGCCGGATCGCCTACCACGACGGACAAATAGACAAGTAA
- the LOC135585171 gene encoding cyclin-D6-1-like isoform X1 — protein sequence MEFDLENQMSISDDEQQPRWGSISALFAAEADHIISTVGAIDPSARRNAVSLVLQAQFDCNLDPFVACLGINYIDRYLSKREIPIEKPWIVRLLSISCLSLASKMKKTCKPLADFLREEDFVFDAQTIRRMELLVLEALDWRMRSITPFSFLRFFTSFFSPAQPPLLQALQAHATEILLKTQNEMKVLEFKPSVVAASALLSAAFEFFPVQFPAFRSALASCEFVNEEELRECSSAMGIATDGCGGSAAMALVSSSNTPPTVLGRLCSSSVIEPFTIGSASDDRELTQRRIAYHDGQIDK from the exons ATGGAGTTCGATCTCGAGAACCAGATGTCGATCTCTGACGACGAGCAGCAACCTCGGTGGGGCTCCATCTCGGCGCTCTTCGCCGCCGAGGCCGACCACATCATCTCTACCGTCGGCGCTATTGATCCCTCCGCCCGGCGAAACGCCGTCTCTCTGGTCCTTCAG GCGCAGTTCGATTGCAATCTGGACCCCTTCGTCGCTTGCCTTGGAATCAACTACATTGATCGGTACCTTTCCAAGCGCGAAATCCCG ATAGAGAAGCCGTGGATCGTtcgtctcctctccatctcctgcCTATCCCTCGCGTCCAAGATGAAGAAAACCTGCAAACCTCTAGCGGATTTCCTG AGAGAGGAAGATTTTGTGTTCGACGCCCAAACGATCCGGAGAATGGAGCTTCTGGTGCTCGAAGCACTGGATTGGCGGATGCGATCGATCACCCCCTTCTCCTTTCTCCGGTTCTTCACTTCCTTCTTCTCACCCGCCCAACCCCCTCTCCTCCAAGCACTCCAAGCCCACGCGACCGAGATCCTTCTCAAAACCCAAAACG AGATGAAGGTGCTGGAGTTCAAACCTTCAGTGGTGGCCGCCTCCGCTCTCCTCTCCGCCGCCTTCGAGTTCTTCCCCGTCCAATTTCCAGCCTTCCGTTCCGCCCTCGCCTCCTGCGAATTCGTAAACGAA GAGGAGCTGCGGGAATGCAGCAGCGCTATGGGAATCGCGACGGACGGCTGCGGTGGTTCGGCAGCGATGGCGCTGGTGTCGAGTTCCAACACGCCGCCGACCGTCCTCGGCCGCCTCTGCTCGAGCTCGGTGATCGAGCCTTTCACCATCGGATCCGCATCGGACGACCGCGAGCTCACGCAGCGCCGGATCGCCTACCACGACGGACAAATAGACAAGTAA
- the LOC135623595 gene encoding E3 ubiquitin-protein ligase JMJ24-like isoform X3, with translation MPRPRRLHDDSDAIPGEGLRCRRTDGRKWRCSMRAMDGVTFCEHHYNLTRRNLAKHKGGPTAAQESDWESPEPPDAPARKRTRKGASPTEETITAALKRRMDRKGEREERRRGEARTTRVLPNGLMTIASSPVGGPGNEGSPLDRKLGFDEDCSLTRRCIRSKNAEPIPVGPLKKLTCGKGLGRGRKWICHRCGEKKVARMVRCLSCRKRFFCSRCIKKQYSEMSEVEVKIACPVCRGCCDCKTCSHIGAKDGGCKIYQKQLNELEFEVPDQGRRFSGIQLQVNQAQNELVKCNCCRTSLVDFHRSCSKCSYRLCLSCCRKIPKGSFPQTTSTDAFNYGESNKAHKRVAKELNGMKRILSTGMRPDNSYLSMVPESKENSESSILCPPKEFGGCGDGLLNLVFTVPFNWSNDLGRSAEEVAFSNFGSHSLHAYPHRTSSVPENQKIGQFSISLQEAMDRKNIVRELFYLCPHLRRPRINIYEVCYRH, from the exons ATGCCGAGGCCGCGGCGGCTCCACGACGACTCCGACGCAATCCCCGGTGAGGGCCTCCGATGCCGGAGGACGGACGGCCGCAAATGGCGCTGCTCCATGCGCGCCATGGACGGCGTCACCTTCTGCGAGCACCACTACAACTTGACCCGCCGTAACTTGGCCAAGCACAAGGGCGGGCCCACCGCCGCGCAAGAATCCGATTGGGAGTCGCCGGAGCCGCCCGATGCTCCGGCGAGGAAGCGCACCAGGAAGGGGGCTTCCCCGACCGAGGAGACGATCACGGCCGCGCTGAAGCGGCGGATGGATCGGAAGGGGGAGAGGGAAGAGAGGCGGAGGGGGGAGGCCCGGACGACGAGGGTTCTTCCTAATGGGTTGATGACCATCGCGTCGTCTCCGGTGGGTGGTCCCGGCAATGAGGGCTCCCCTTTGGATCGGAAGCTAGGGTTTGATGAGGACTGCTCGCTCACCAGGCGGTGCATTCGATCCAAGAACGCGGAGCCGATTCCCGTGGGCCCATTAAAG AAATTAACTTGTGGAAAGGGTTTGGGGAGGGGGAGAAAGTGGATATGCCACAGATGTGGGGAGAAGAAGGTGGCAAGGATGGTTCGATGTTTAAGTTGCAGGAAGAGGTTCTTCTGCTCTCGCTGCATAAAGAAACA GTACTCTGAGATGTCTGAAGTGGAGGTCAAGATCGCCTGTCCTGTTTGTCGTGGGTGTTGTGATTGTAAGACATGTTCTCATATCGGAGCTAAAGATGGTGGATGTAAG ATCTATCAAAAGCAGTTAAATGAGCTGGAATTTGAGGTTCCAGACCAAG GGAGAAGATTTTCTGGCATTCAACTTCAAGTCAATCAGGCTCAGAACGAGCTTGTTAAATG CAATTGCTGCAGGACTTCACTTGTTGATTTTCACAGAAGCTGCTCAAAATGTTCTTATAGACTTTGCTTAAGTTGTTGTAGAAAGATACCGAAAGGAAGCTTTCCTCAGACGACTTCAACTGATGCCTTCAACTATGGTGAGAGTAATAAAGCACATAAGCGTGTTGCTAAGGAACTTAATGGGATGAAGCGGATACTCTCCACTGGTATGCGACCTGACAACTCATATTTATCCATGGTACCTGAAAGCAAAGAGAACAGTGAGAGCAGCATTTTGTGCCCACCCAAGGAGTTTGGTGGATGTGGTGATGGTCTTCTAAATCTAGTTTTCACCGTGCCATTTAATTGGTCTAATGATCTGGGTAGATCTGCAGAAGAAGTTGCTTTTAGTAACTTTGGTTCTCACAGTTTACATGCTTATCCTCATCGTACATCTTCAGTCCCTGAAAACCAGAAGATTGGGCAATTCAGTATAAGTTTGCAAGAAGCCATGGATAG GAAAAATATAGTTCGAGAACTGTTTTATTTATGCCCACACTTACGTCGACCCAGAATCAACATATATGAGGTATGTTATCGCCATTGA
- the LOC135623598 gene encoding cytochrome b6-f complex iron-sulfur subunit, chloroplastic-like — translation MASTTLSTAAAPSQLSSGKNGIFSPSRALLSRPARGLGLGKERSGKITCQATSIPADRVPDMGKRQLLNLLLLGTLSLPTAGMLIPYTYFFVPPGSGGAGGGTVAKDALGNDVTLDGWLKTHGPGDRTLTQGLKGDPTYLVVENDKTLATYGINAVCTHLGCVVPWNAAEKKFICPCHGSQYNNQGRVVRGPAPLSLALAHVDIDDGKVVFVPWVETDFRTGEDPWWA, via the exons ATGGCCTCTACCACTCTCTCAACCGCTGCCGCCCCATCTCAG CTCTCTTCCGGTAAAAATGGCATCTTTTCGCCATCCCGAGCTCTTCTGAGCAGGCCCGCCAGAGGGCTGGGCTTGGGGAAGGAGAGGAGCGGGAAGATCACCTGTCAGGCGACGAGCATCCCCGCCGACAGGGTGCCGGACATGGGAAAGAGGCAGCTGTTgaaccttcttcttcttggaacCTTGTCGCTGCCCACCGCGGGCATGCTGATTCCCTATACGTACTTCTTTGTGCCACCCGG TTCAGGTGGTGCTGGAGGTGGAACCGTTGCAAAAGATGCACTTGGAAATGATGTTACTCTAGATGGATGGCTTAAGACTCATGGTCCTGGTGATAGAACACTTACCCAGGGTTTAAAG GGAGACCCTACGTATCTTGTTGTGGAGAATGACAAAACTCTTGCAACCTATGGCATTAATGCTGTCTGCACCCACCTGGGTTGTGTTGTCCCATGGAATGCTGCTGAGAAAAAATTTATCTGCCCATGTCATGGATCCCAGTACAACAACCAAGGGAGAGTTGTGAGGGGACCTGCACCTTTG TCATTGGCTTTGGCCCATGTCGACATCGATGATGGGAAGGTTGTATTTGTACCCTGGGTGGAAACAGATTTCAGAACTGGGGAAGATCCATGGTGGGCTTAA
- the LOC135623595 gene encoding E3 ubiquitin-protein ligase JMJ24-like isoform X1: MPRPRRLHDDSDAIPGEGLRCRRTDGRKWRCSMRAMDGVTFCEHHYNLTRRNLAKHKGGPTAAQESDWESPEPPDAPARKRTRKGASPTEETITAALKRRMDRKGEREERRRGEARTTRVLPNGLMTIASSPVGGPGNEGSPLDRKLGFDEDCSLTRRCIRSKNAEPIPVGPLKKLTCGKGLGRGRKWICHRCGEKKVARMVRCLSCRKRFFCSRCIKKQYSEMSEVEVKIACPVCRGCCDCKTCSHIGAKDGGCKELAHDHKKFNEIEHAYNLISHLLPLLKQIYQKQLNELEFEVPDQGRRFSGIQLQVNQAQNELVKCNCCRTSLVDFHRSCSKCSYRLCLSCCRKIPKGSFPQTTSTDAFNYGESNKAHKRVAKELNGMKRILSTGMRPDNSYLSMVPESKENSESSILCPPKEFGGCGDGLLNLVFTVPFNWSNDLGRSAEEVAFSNFGSHSLHAYPHRTSSVPENQKIGQFSISLQEAMDRKNIVRELFYLCPHLRRPRINIYEVCYRH; encoded by the exons ATGCCGAGGCCGCGGCGGCTCCACGACGACTCCGACGCAATCCCCGGTGAGGGCCTCCGATGCCGGAGGACGGACGGCCGCAAATGGCGCTGCTCCATGCGCGCCATGGACGGCGTCACCTTCTGCGAGCACCACTACAACTTGACCCGCCGTAACTTGGCCAAGCACAAGGGCGGGCCCACCGCCGCGCAAGAATCCGATTGGGAGTCGCCGGAGCCGCCCGATGCTCCGGCGAGGAAGCGCACCAGGAAGGGGGCTTCCCCGACCGAGGAGACGATCACGGCCGCGCTGAAGCGGCGGATGGATCGGAAGGGGGAGAGGGAAGAGAGGCGGAGGGGGGAGGCCCGGACGACGAGGGTTCTTCCTAATGGGTTGATGACCATCGCGTCGTCTCCGGTGGGTGGTCCCGGCAATGAGGGCTCCCCTTTGGATCGGAAGCTAGGGTTTGATGAGGACTGCTCGCTCACCAGGCGGTGCATTCGATCCAAGAACGCGGAGCCGATTCCCGTGGGCCCATTAAAG AAATTAACTTGTGGAAAGGGTTTGGGGAGGGGGAGAAAGTGGATATGCCACAGATGTGGGGAGAAGAAGGTGGCAAGGATGGTTCGATGTTTAAGTTGCAGGAAGAGGTTCTTCTGCTCTCGCTGCATAAAGAAACA GTACTCTGAGATGTCTGAAGTGGAGGTCAAGATCGCCTGTCCTGTTTGTCGTGGGTGTTGTGATTGTAAGACATGTTCTCATATCGGAGCTAAAGATGGTGGATGTAAG GAACTTGCACATGATCACAAGAAGTTTAATGAAATCGAGCATGCTTATAACTTGATTTCTCACCTTCTCCCATTGCTGAAGCAGATCTATCAAAAGCAGTTAAATGAGCTGGAATTTGAGGTTCCAGACCAAG GGAGAAGATTTTCTGGCATTCAACTTCAAGTCAATCAGGCTCAGAACGAGCTTGTTAAATG CAATTGCTGCAGGACTTCACTTGTTGATTTTCACAGAAGCTGCTCAAAATGTTCTTATAGACTTTGCTTAAGTTGTTGTAGAAAGATACCGAAAGGAAGCTTTCCTCAGACGACTTCAACTGATGCCTTCAACTATGGTGAGAGTAATAAAGCACATAAGCGTGTTGCTAAGGAACTTAATGGGATGAAGCGGATACTCTCCACTGGTATGCGACCTGACAACTCATATTTATCCATGGTACCTGAAAGCAAAGAGAACAGTGAGAGCAGCATTTTGTGCCCACCCAAGGAGTTTGGTGGATGTGGTGATGGTCTTCTAAATCTAGTTTTCACCGTGCCATTTAATTGGTCTAATGATCTGGGTAGATCTGCAGAAGAAGTTGCTTTTAGTAACTTTGGTTCTCACAGTTTACATGCTTATCCTCATCGTACATCTTCAGTCCCTGAAAACCAGAAGATTGGGCAATTCAGTATAAGTTTGCAAGAAGCCATGGATAG GAAAAATATAGTTCGAGAACTGTTTTATTTATGCCCACACTTACGTCGACCCAGAATCAACATATATGAGGTATGTTATCGCCATTGA
- the LOC135623597 gene encoding transcription factor MYB41-like, whose amino-acid sequence MGRASCCDKVGVKKGPWTPEEDRKLIDYIQKHGQGSWRTLPKKAGLARCGKSCRLRWTNYLRPDIKRGRFSFEEEEAIIQLHSVLGNKWSKIAACLPGRTDNEIKNYWNTCIRKRLLRMGIDPVTHTPRLDLLDLSSLLASSLCNPESQFDFSRLLIGTETLANSHQLKMATDLLSSQRQSSNILCQGLQEQPYLLASLQEQQLRLSSQQLSTCTLPNEPFIDEALLMQASADQFQPTADSNRWTSVGYQSLDPSFTQLVTETSNLISTDGQGYNLTSLLSTPASSSLNSSSTYTNGNRLKYQIPDLLGVSMCM is encoded by the exons atggGGAGAGCATCTTGTTGCGACAAAGTTGGAGTGAAGAAGGGGCCGTGGACGCCTGAAGAGGACCGCAAACTCATCGACTACATACAGAAGCATGGACAAGGGAGCTGGAGAACTCTTCCCAAGAAAGCTG GCCTTGCAAGGTGTGGCAAGAGTTGCCGGCTTCGGTGGACGAACTACCTGCGGCCGGACATTAAGAGAGGGAGGTTCTCATTTGAAGAGGAAGAAGCAATCATTCAACTTCATAGCGTTCTGGGGAACAA ATGGTCGAAGATTGCTGCTTGCTTGCCGGGAAGAacagacaacgagatcaagaactactggaatacGTGCATCAGGAAGAGGCTCCTCAGGATGGGAATTGACCCTGTGACTCACACCCCTCGCCTCGATCTCCTTGACCTCTCTTCGCTTCTTGCCTCCTCCTTGTGCAACCCAGAGTCGCAGTTCGACTTTTCTAGGTTATTAATAGGCACCGAAACCCTCGCCAACAGCCATCAGCTCAAGATGGCGACAGACCTCCTATCGTCTCAACGCCAAAGCTCAAACATCCTTTGTCAAGGACTCCAAGAACAACCATACCTGTTGGCTTCCTTGCAGGAACAGCAGCTACGGCTTTCATCTCAACAGCTATCTACTTGCACCCTTCCAAACGAGCCATTCATTGATGAGGCACTGCTGATGCAAGCCAGTGCGGACCAGTTCCAACCAACTGCTGATTCCAATCGCTGGACGAGCGTCGGCTATCAAAGTTTGGACCCATCCTTCACCCAACTGGTCACCGAAACCTCCAATCTGATCTCCACAGACGGGCAGGGCTACAACCTGACTTCTCTTTTGTCGACACCTGCGTCAAGCTCCCTGAACTCCTCATCGACATACACCAACGGCAACCGGCTGAAGTACCAGATTCCCGATCTCTTGGGCGTGAGTATGTGCATGTGA
- the LOC103998869 gene encoding uncharacterized GPI-anchored protein At4g28100 — MRPPAVSLLLAIFLLSAAAALAAGVSPHIYSDEQQPPDAGGVASTTVPAFPVAGADNQSACHLDLSDELFGGVGEACVRGGLDQGRCCPVLAAWLFAAHARSAIEVRPPPAAEDGMDGADRPVMPDDNQKCVDSLQSAMERRGIRLPRPNATCDTVLCFCGIRLHQIGSLRCPAAFNVSGVGVAARNATPTAALQQLEHDCGNASYAGCTRCLHSLEKLKGNGSGERATRMFDRDCQLMGLTWLLARNRTAFIPTASAVLRALLYGAAAPLAQEEEEESHCRCSRDQDDMPLAVDSLQFQHLSQQQQQQQEEEDDSSSSRSPSPFPFPLPLSSFVLLIVLLATLPFPLL, encoded by the exons ATGAGACCGCCCGCTGTCTCATTGCTGCTCGCTATCTTCCTTCTGTCCGCCGCCGCAGCCTTGGCCGCCGGAGTCTCGCCGCACATCTACTCCGACGAGCAGCAGCCACCCGATGCCGGCGGTGTCGCCTCCACGACGGTCCCGGCGTTCCCCGTGGCCGGCGCGGACAACCAGAGCGCGTGCCACCTCGACCTCTCCGACGAGCTCTTCGGCGGGGTCGGCGAGGCTTGCGTCCGCGGTGGCCTCGACCAAGGCCGCTGTTGCCCGGTGCTCGCGGCCTGGCTCTTCGCCGCGCACGCCCGCTCCGCCATCGAGGTCCGGCCGCCGCCCGCTGCCGAAGACGGGATGGACGGCGCGGACCGGCCGGTGATGCCGGACGACAACCAGAAGTGCGTGGACTCGTTGCAGAGCGCCATGGAGCGGCGCGGCATCCGCCTGCCGCGGCCCAACGCCACGTGCGACACCGTGCTCTGCTTCTGCGGTATCCGACTCCACCAGATCGGATCGCTCCGGTGCCCGGCCGCCTTCAACGTCAGCGGCGTGGGGGTGGCGGCTCGGAACGCCACCCCCACGGCGGCACTGCAGCAGCTGGAGCACGACTGCGGGAATGCGTCCTACGCTGGATGCACGCGCTGTCTCCACTCCCTCGAGAAG CTTAAGGGGAACGGCAGCGGGGAGCGGGCGACGAGGATGTTCGACCGCGACTGCCAGCTGATGGGGCTGACTTGGCTGCTGGCGAGGAACAGGACGGCCTTCATCCCCACCGCATCCGCCGTCCTGCGTGCACTTCTCTACGGTGCCGCCGCCCCCCTtgcgcaggaggaggaggaggagtcccATTGCAGATGCAGCCGGGACCAGGACGACATGCCCCTCGCCGTCGACTCCCTCCAATTCCAGCACCTcagccagcagcagcagcagcagcaggaggaggaagacgacTCCTCTTCCTCTCgttccccttctcctttccccTTTCCACTTCCCCTTTCCTCCTTCGTCCTGCTTATTGTCCTGCTCGCTACACTTCCCTTCCCCTTACTCTAA
- the LOC103975165 gene encoding chlorophyll a-b binding protein CP29.2, chloroplastic-like encodes MASTAAATSPFLGTRLPERSVAMAAGRFQALFGFGTKKRPQSKKTKAPTSDRPLWFPGAKAPEWLDGSLVGDYGFDPLGLGKPAEYLQYELDSLDQNLAKNSAGEVIGTRTENADVKSTPFQPYAEVFGLQRFRECELIHGRWAMLATLGALTVEWLTGVTWQDAGKVELVDGSSYLGQPLPFNITTLIWIEVLVIGYIEFQRNSELDPEKRLYPGGKYFDPLGLASDPEKKATLQLAEIKHARLAMVAFLGFAVQAAATGKGPLNNWATHLSDPLHTTIIDNVFFASSS; translated from the exons ATGGCCTCCACAGCAGCAGCCACCTCCCCGTTCCTGGGCACCCGCCTGCCCGAGCGCAGCGTCGCCATGGCGGCCGGCCGGTTCCAGGCCCTGTTCGGTTTCGGCACCAAGAAACGCCCCCAGTCCAAGAAGACCAAGGCGCCAACGTCGGACCGGCCGCTGTGGTTCCCGGGCGCCAAGGCGCCCGAGTGGCTTGACGGCTCGCTCGTCGGCGACTACGGCTTCGACCCCCTCGGCCTGGGCAAGCCGGCGGAGTACCTCCAGTACGAACTCGACTCGCTGGACCAGAACCTGGCAAAGAACTCCGCCGGGGAGGTCATCGGCACCCGAACAGAGAACGCCGACGTGAAGTCCACCCCCTTCCAGCCCTACGCCGAGGTGTTTGGTCTGCAGCGGTTCCGCGAGTGCGAGCTCATCCACGGGCGGTGGGCCATGCTCGCCACCCTCGGCGCCCTCACCGTGGAGTGGCTCACCGGCGTCACCTGGCAGGACGCTGGCAAG GTAGAGCTGGTGGACGGCTCCTCCTACCTGGGCCAACCCCTCCCCTTCAACATCACCACGCTGATATGGATCGAGGTGCTGGTGATCGGCTACATCGAGTTCCAGAGGAACTCGGAGCTCGACCCGGAGAAACGCCTGTACCCCGGAGGCAAGTACTTCGACCCCCTCGGCCTGGCGTCCGACCCTGAGAAGAAGGCCACCCTGCAGTTGGCGGAGATCAAGCACGCCCGCCTCGCCATGGTCGCCTTCCTGGGCTTCGCCGTCCAGGCCGCCGCCACCGGCAAGGGCCCCCTCAACAACTGGGCCACCCACCTGAGCGACCCACTCCACACCACCATCATCGACAACGTCttcttcgcctcctcctcctAA
- the LOC135623595 gene encoding E3 ubiquitin-protein ligase JMJ24-like isoform X2, whose translation MPRPRRLHDDSDAIPGEGLRCRRTDGRKWRCSMRAMDGVTFCEHHYNLTRRNLAKHKGGPTAAQESDWESPEPPDAPARKRTRKGASPTEETITAALKRRMDRKGEREERRRGEARTTRVLPNGLMTIASSPVGGPGNEGSPLDRKLGFDEDCSLTRRCIRSKNAEPIPVGPLKKLTCGKGLGRGRKWICHRCGEKKVARMVRCLSCRKRFFCSRCIKKQYSEMSEVEVKIACPVCRGCCDCKTCSHIGAKDGGCKELAHDHKKFNEIEHAYNLISHLLPLLKQIYQKQLNELEFEVPDQGRRFSGIQLQVNQAQNELVKCNCCRTSLVDFHRSCSKCSYRLCLSCCRKIPKGSFPQTTSTDAFNYGESNKAHKRVAKELNGMKRILSTGMRPDNSYLSMVPESKENSESSILCPPKEFGGCGDGLLNLVFTVPFNWSNDLGRSAEEVAFSNFGSHSLHAYPHRTSSVPENQKIGQFSISLQEAMDR comes from the exons ATGCCGAGGCCGCGGCGGCTCCACGACGACTCCGACGCAATCCCCGGTGAGGGCCTCCGATGCCGGAGGACGGACGGCCGCAAATGGCGCTGCTCCATGCGCGCCATGGACGGCGTCACCTTCTGCGAGCACCACTACAACTTGACCCGCCGTAACTTGGCCAAGCACAAGGGCGGGCCCACCGCCGCGCAAGAATCCGATTGGGAGTCGCCGGAGCCGCCCGATGCTCCGGCGAGGAAGCGCACCAGGAAGGGGGCTTCCCCGACCGAGGAGACGATCACGGCCGCGCTGAAGCGGCGGATGGATCGGAAGGGGGAGAGGGAAGAGAGGCGGAGGGGGGAGGCCCGGACGACGAGGGTTCTTCCTAATGGGTTGATGACCATCGCGTCGTCTCCGGTGGGTGGTCCCGGCAATGAGGGCTCCCCTTTGGATCGGAAGCTAGGGTTTGATGAGGACTGCTCGCTCACCAGGCGGTGCATTCGATCCAAGAACGCGGAGCCGATTCCCGTGGGCCCATTAAAG AAATTAACTTGTGGAAAGGGTTTGGGGAGGGGGAGAAAGTGGATATGCCACAGATGTGGGGAGAAGAAGGTGGCAAGGATGGTTCGATGTTTAAGTTGCAGGAAGAGGTTCTTCTGCTCTCGCTGCATAAAGAAACA GTACTCTGAGATGTCTGAAGTGGAGGTCAAGATCGCCTGTCCTGTTTGTCGTGGGTGTTGTGATTGTAAGACATGTTCTCATATCGGAGCTAAAGATGGTGGATGTAAG GAACTTGCACATGATCACAAGAAGTTTAATGAAATCGAGCATGCTTATAACTTGATTTCTCACCTTCTCCCATTGCTGAAGCAGATCTATCAAAAGCAGTTAAATGAGCTGGAATTTGAGGTTCCAGACCAAG GGAGAAGATTTTCTGGCATTCAACTTCAAGTCAATCAGGCTCAGAACGAGCTTGTTAAATG CAATTGCTGCAGGACTTCACTTGTTGATTTTCACAGAAGCTGCTCAAAATGTTCTTATAGACTTTGCTTAAGTTGTTGTAGAAAGATACCGAAAGGAAGCTTTCCTCAGACGACTTCAACTGATGCCTTCAACTATGGTGAGAGTAATAAAGCACATAAGCGTGTTGCTAAGGAACTTAATGGGATGAAGCGGATACTCTCCACTGGTATGCGACCTGACAACTCATATTTATCCATGGTACCTGAAAGCAAAGAGAACAGTGAGAGCAGCATTTTGTGCCCACCCAAGGAGTTTGGTGGATGTGGTGATGGTCTTCTAAATCTAGTTTTCACCGTGCCATTTAATTGGTCTAATGATCTGGGTAGATCTGCAGAAGAAGTTGCTTTTAGTAACTTTGGTTCTCACAGTTTACATGCTTATCCTCATCGTACATCTTCAGTCCCTGAAAACCAGAAGATTGGGCAATTCAGTATAAGTTTGCAAGAAGCCATGGATAGGTAA